A single Bosea sp. PAMC 26642 DNA region contains:
- a CDS encoding PfkB family carbohydrate kinase, with translation MKRRTVCVGNLVHDEVFRVDALPASGIKTGVQGYQSRFGGPAATAAVAICHLGGVASYWGRVGADAAGEAAIRIMGEHGVDCAGVAMIAEGRTLRAIVMVDDRGERSIVSDRRSLPPDATVLPIDPLDDVAVVLADTRWPAGARIVLDRARGAGIPTVLDADGGSHDDNERLIEASDHVVFSSEGLRDFAGDGTPEDLLRRCARRYGQILAVTRGAAGSLWLLDGEIVAVPAFKVVIADTTGCGDVFHGAYALGLGEGMTPIEAARLASATAALKGERAQGWNGMPDREAVLGLMATG, from the coding sequence GTGAAGCGCAGGACCGTCTGCGTCGGTAATCTCGTCCACGACGAGGTGTTTCGCGTCGACGCGCTGCCTGCGTCGGGGATCAAGACCGGCGTCCAGGGTTACCAGTCGCGCTTCGGCGGCCCGGCCGCAACGGCTGCGGTGGCGATCTGCCATCTCGGCGGCGTGGCGTCCTATTGGGGCCGGGTCGGCGCGGACGCCGCTGGCGAGGCGGCGATCCGGATCATGGGCGAGCATGGTGTCGATTGTGCAGGCGTCGCGATGATCGCCGAGGGTCGGACCCTGCGCGCCATCGTCATGGTGGACGATCGCGGGGAGCGCAGCATCGTCTCCGATCGCCGAAGCCTGCCACCCGATGCCACCGTGCTGCCGATCGATCCCCTCGACGACGTCGCCGTCGTGCTCGCCGACACGCGCTGGCCCGCCGGCGCCAGGATCGTGCTCGATCGCGCGCGCGGAGCCGGTATACCGACCGTTCTGGATGCCGACGGCGGCAGCCACGACGACAACGAGCGCCTGATCGAAGCCTCCGACCATGTCGTGTTCTCCAGCGAGGGCCTGCGCGATTTTGCTGGCGACGGCACTCCCGAGGACCTGCTGCGGCGCTGTGCGCGGCGGTACGGCCAAATTCTCGCGGTGACGCGCGGAGCGGCCGGCAGCCTCTGGTTGCTCGACGGCGAGATCGTCGCAGTCCCGGCGTTCAAGGTCGTGATCGCCGACACGACCGGCTGCGGCGACGTCTTTCACGGCGCCTATGCGCTGGGGCTCGGCGAGGGCATGACGCCGATCGAGGCGGCCCGGCTAGCAAGCGCGACGGCGGCCCTCAAGGGCGAGAGGGCACAAGGCTGGAACGGCATGCCCGATCGCGAGGCCGTGCTTGGCTTGATGGCAACCGGATGA
- a CDS encoding class II fructose-bisphosphate aldolase, which produces MSFSMGCASLAELTADLESLKVDLSSSSPDFSKARRPSDAMIDRWAETAALAEPQARALAIWAIRSAALAAGIVPASVQELYLARAAGAWGGRTVPAMNLRGWTYHTCRAVFRAAREMDAKLFIFEQAVGESIYAAQPPAEYTAGVLAAALREGHEGPVFLQADHDQVNASAYAKDGPAEIRKLEAIMREQIEAGFYSIDIDASTVVDLSLPNVREQQRLNAELTAHFTQFVRGIEPEGVTISLGAEIGEVGHENTTPEELREFMAVYREELAAKDKALEPVSKISINSGTYHGGKMQPDGKLADVTVDYELLKTISDICRGEFGMGGAVQHGASTLPGHQLAKFPGTGAVEIHLALGFTNLTFDHPALPKAFADEIRDYTFGNHAGERQKDETDVQFLYNVRKKAWKVMKARYWALPEPVGAQVMTSLQGMFRDMFTWMNVGGTSVLVHENTTLTKVAPPLPDTLRKIAAE; this is translated from the coding sequence GTGTCATTCTCCATGGGCTGCGCGTCGCTCGCCGAACTCACCGCCGACCTCGAGAGCCTGAAGGTCGATCTCTCGTCCTCCTCTCCCGACTTCTCGAAAGCCCGGCGCCCGTCCGATGCGATGATCGACCGCTGGGCCGAGACGGCGGCGCTGGCGGAGCCGCAGGCGCGCGCTCTTGCGATCTGGGCCATCCGCAGCGCGGCGCTGGCTGCGGGAATCGTGCCGGCCTCGGTGCAGGAGCTCTATCTCGCGCGGGCGGCCGGCGCGTGGGGAGGGCGAACGGTTCCGGCCATGAACCTGCGCGGCTGGACCTACCATACCTGCCGGGCGGTCTTCCGCGCCGCCAGGGAGATGGACGCCAAGCTGTTCATCTTCGAGCAGGCGGTCGGCGAGTCGATCTATGCGGCCCAACCTCCGGCCGAGTACACGGCCGGCGTGCTCGCCGCGGCGCTGCGGGAGGGCCATGAAGGACCCGTCTTCCTCCAGGCGGACCACGACCAGGTCAATGCCAGCGCCTACGCCAAGGACGGCCCCGCCGAGATACGCAAGCTCGAGGCCATCATGCGCGAGCAGATCGAGGCGGGCTTCTACAGCATAGACATCGACGCCTCGACCGTGGTCGACCTCTCCCTCCCGAATGTCCGCGAGCAGCAACGACTCAATGCCGAGCTGACGGCCCATTTCACGCAGTTCGTCCGTGGCATCGAGCCCGAGGGCGTGACGATTTCGCTGGGCGCCGAGATCGGCGAGGTCGGGCACGAGAACACGACGCCCGAGGAGCTGCGCGAGTTCATGGCCGTCTACCGTGAGGAACTGGCGGCCAAGGACAAGGCCCTGGAACCGGTTAGCAAGATCAGCATCAATTCCGGCACCTATCACGGCGGCAAGATGCAGCCCGACGGCAAGCTCGCCGACGTCACCGTCGACTACGAGTTGCTGAAGACGATCTCGGACATCTGCCGCGGCGAGTTCGGCATGGGCGGCGCGGTCCAGCACGGCGCCTCGACTTTGCCGGGCCATCAGCTGGCCAAATTCCCGGGCACCGGCGCCGTCGAGATCCATCTCGCGCTCGGCTTCACCAACCTGACCTTCGATCACCCCGCCCTGCCGAAGGCGTTCGCCGACGAGATCCGGGACTACACCTTCGGCAACCATGCAGGCGAGCGGCAGAAGGACGAGACCGACGTCCAGTTCCTCTACAATGTCCGCAAGAAGGCGTGGAAAGTGATGAAGGCGCGCTACTGGGCGCTGCCGGAGCCCGTCGGCGCGCAGGTGATGACGTCGCTTCAGGGCATGTTCCGCGACATGTTCACCTGGATGAACGTGGGCGGCACCTCGGTGCTCGTGCACGAGAACACCACGCTAACGAAAGTAGCGCCGCCGCTGCCCGACACCCTTCGCAAGATCGCCGCGGAATAG
- a CDS encoding ABC transporter substrate-binding protein: MSELKAAFEADNPGIKLTPVDAPFTGFHDRAIVQHQAKKLPDVLMVQVDWVAEFADLGMIDPLDERIAKEPKAFWENIPKTFHQTWRGKQFYLPVESGAVALFWNTDLFKAAGLSAAPTTWDEFAEMSRKLSNPDKRQFAITGTLQGEPPTNMTYEIYPLLLQAGAKLIDATSNKAVFNSPEGVAAIEWYVDRINKDKVSVPGVLSNGEKEKRANFASGNVAMMFEGPWGIAIQKQLNPKLNYEIAPLPAGKTTGTMVRGSLNTLSSQAQDKEAAWAFIRWMSGPKGIEMWAKGTGAFPARTDVAEQGWFKERKEFQAFVTQMGRANAESPYLVMPNAVQMNKIMTTEVQNALQGKKSAKQALDDAAAEWTKILASAK, encoded by the coding sequence ATGTCCGAGCTGAAGGCCGCCTTCGAGGCCGACAATCCCGGCATCAAGCTGACCCCCGTCGACGCGCCCTTCACCGGCTTCCATGACCGCGCCATCGTCCAGCATCAGGCCAAGAAGCTCCCCGACGTGCTGATGGTGCAGGTCGATTGGGTCGCGGAATTCGCCGATCTCGGGATGATCGACCCGCTCGACGAGCGCATCGCCAAGGAGCCCAAGGCCTTCTGGGAGAACATTCCAAAGACTTTCCACCAGACTTGGCGTGGCAAGCAGTTCTACCTGCCCGTGGAAAGCGGCGCGGTCGCACTGTTCTGGAACACCGACCTGTTCAAGGCCGCCGGCCTCTCTGCCGCGCCCACGACCTGGGACGAGTTCGCGGAGATGTCGCGCAAGCTCTCCAACCCCGACAAGCGCCAGTTCGCGATCACCGGCACGCTTCAGGGCGAGCCGCCGACCAATATGACCTACGAGATCTACCCGCTGCTGCTGCAGGCCGGCGCGAAGCTGATCGACGCGACCAGCAACAAGGCCGTGTTCAACAGCCCCGAAGGCGTGGCCGCGATCGAGTGGTACGTCGATCGCATCAACAAGGACAAGGTGTCCGTTCCCGGCGTGCTAAGCAACGGCGAGAAGGAGAAGCGCGCCAATTTCGCCTCCGGCAACGTCGCCATGATGTTCGAGGGGCCGTGGGGCATCGCTATCCAGAAGCAGCTCAATCCGAAGCTGAACTATGAGATCGCACCGCTGCCCGCCGGCAAGACAACCGGCACGATGGTGCGCGGCTCGCTCAACACCCTGTCGAGCCAGGCGCAGGACAAGGAGGCCGCCTGGGCGTTCATCCGCTGGATGTCGGGACCCAAGGGCATCGAGATGTGGGCCAAGGGCACCGGCGCCTTCCCGGCGCGCACCGATGTCGCCGAGCAGGGCTGGTTCAAGGAACGCAAGGAGTTCCAGGCCTTCGTGACCCAAATGGGCCGCGCCAACGCGGAATCGCCCTATCTCGTGATGCCCAACGCCGTGCAGATGAACAAGATCATGACGACCGAGGTTCAGAACGCGCTCCAAGGCAAGAAGTCGGCCAAGCAGGCGCTCGACGATGCAGCAGCCGAGTGGACCAAAATCCTCGCCTCGGCGAAATAG
- a CDS encoding carbohydrate ABC transporter permease yields the protein MLAFKRRYRDELLAYSFLWPALLILVALLIYPLGDVIRLSFHESNLQRETWVGFGNYAALLKDPLFWKAFWQTVVFTVFSVALHLVIGLGLALLLNMQINDTFRSIARGLLIVPWLLAPTVAGMIWVLMLAPFGVLNGLLVSIGLIDPNASVAWLGDPSTALGSVTAMNVWRAFPFFMVMLLAGLQAVPKQLYEAADIDGATMWQQFWHITLPQLRGVITTVVLLDSIWTFRAFDPVFVMTGGGPAHSSEVLASAIYFDGFQKLRFGYASAQAVVMFLVLFVVSAVYVRRTMSTVN from the coding sequence ATGCTCGCGTTCAAGCGCAGATACCGGGACGAGCTCCTGGCATATTCCTTCCTCTGGCCAGCGCTGCTGATCCTCGTCGCGCTGCTGATCTATCCGCTCGGGGACGTCATCCGACTGAGTTTCCACGAAAGCAACCTCCAACGCGAGACGTGGGTCGGGTTCGGCAACTATGCGGCCCTCCTGAAGGATCCGCTGTTCTGGAAAGCCTTCTGGCAGACAGTCGTCTTTACGGTGTTCAGCGTTGCGCTGCATTTGGTGATCGGCCTGGGGCTGGCGCTGCTCCTCAACATGCAGATCAACGACACCTTTCGTTCGATCGCGCGGGGCCTGCTGATCGTACCTTGGCTGCTGGCGCCTACGGTTGCCGGCATGATCTGGGTCCTGATGCTCGCGCCTTTCGGCGTGCTCAACGGGCTTTTGGTCTCGATCGGCCTGATCGATCCCAACGCGTCGGTCGCCTGGCTCGGCGACCCGTCCACGGCGCTCGGTTCGGTCACTGCCATGAATGTCTGGCGCGCCTTCCCATTCTTCATGGTGATGCTGTTGGCGGGCCTGCAGGCCGTGCCCAAGCAGCTCTACGAAGCCGCCGACATCGATGGCGCGACGATGTGGCAGCAGTTCTGGCACATCACCCTGCCGCAGCTGCGCGGCGTCATCACGACCGTCGTGCTGCTCGACTCAATCTGGACCTTCCGCGCCTTCGACCCGGTCTTCGTCATGACCGGTGGCGGCCCGGCGCATTCCTCCGAGGTCCTGGCGAGCGCGATCTATTTCGACGGTTTCCAGAAGCTGCGCTTTGGCTACGCGTCGGCGCAGGCCGTCGTGATGTTCCTCGTCCTTTTCGTCGTAAGCGCCGTCTATGTGCGCCGAACCATGAGCACCGTGAACTGA
- a CDS encoding carbohydrate ABC transporter permease: MRQATHPQTISTYHLGQRNRERLLNLLAYSLLVLAIVIIFFPLAWMVTVSVRPNIEVMKMPPDWIPQVFTLEGYAKIFTNKKFMVVFLNTMVVSLVVTTLSLVLGAMAAYALARFKFVGQRAVLMFLITTQMFPLVLLCIPYFRIFITLGLYDTRTSLVIVYLTFTLPFCVLMLRSYFLNIPRDIEEAAMVDGCSRIGAIFRTLIPMSYPAFIGAGLYTFLLAWNEFLFAVVLIESWENRVLTMAIYSLMAEFVTEWNTMMAFSVLASLPLVIAFVFLQKFMVQGMTAGALTS; encoded by the coding sequence ATGCGCCAGGCCACGCACCCCCAGACGATCTCGACCTATCATCTCGGCCAGCGGAACCGCGAGCGGCTGCTGAACCTGCTCGCCTATAGCCTTCTCGTGCTCGCCATCGTGATCATCTTCTTCCCGCTCGCCTGGATGGTCACGGTCTCAGTGCGGCCCAATATCGAAGTGATGAAGATGCCGCCGGACTGGATTCCGCAGGTCTTCACGCTCGAGGGCTATGCCAAGATTTTCACCAACAAGAAATTCATGGTCGTCTTTCTCAACACCATGGTCGTTTCTCTGGTCGTCACCACGCTGTCGCTGGTGCTGGGTGCGATGGCGGCCTATGCCCTCGCCCGGTTCAAGTTCGTCGGGCAGCGCGCAGTGCTGATGTTTCTGATCACCACGCAGATGTTCCCTCTGGTGCTGCTCTGCATCCCCTATTTCCGGATCTTCATCACGCTGGGGCTCTACGATACGCGGACCTCGCTGGTGATCGTGTACCTGACCTTTACACTGCCCTTCTGCGTACTGATGCTGCGCAGCTACTTCCTCAACATCCCGCGCGACATCGAGGAAGCGGCGATGGTCGATGGCTGCTCGCGCATCGGAGCGATCTTCCGGACGCTGATCCCGATGTCCTACCCCGCCTTCATCGGCGCGGGCCTCTACACCTTCCTGCTCGCTTGGAACGAGTTCCTGTTCGCCGTCGTCCTGATCGAATCCTGGGAGAACCGCGTGCTGACCATGGCGATCTACAGCCTGATGGCCGAGTTCGTGACCGAGTGGAACACGATGATGGCCTTCTCGGTACTCGCGAGCCTCCCGCTCGTCATCGCCTTCGTCTTCCTGCAGAAGTTCATGGTGCAGGGCATGACCGCGGGCGCGCTGACATCCTGA
- a CDS encoding SDR family NAD(P)-dependent oxidoreductase, with the protein MISDLKEKVVLVTGASTGIGAAVAKGFASHGAKVVVHYNASRDAAEAVVATIEAGGGEALGVQADVTKTEDVEALVALTVARFGRIDVLVNNAGGMLGRVVTTQMDDAHYENVMRLNCWSVFALTRAVAPLMPAGGGSSIINVTSIAARNGGGGGAIMYGAAKGFVSAFTKGMARELVPARIRVNAVAPGVIDTPFHERYSNAEQIENMRRQVPMGRVGTSEDCVGAFLFLGSEQLSGYLTGQVIEVNGGQLMP; encoded by the coding sequence ATGATCTCCGACCTGAAAGAAAAAGTCGTCCTCGTCACCGGCGCCAGTACCGGCATCGGCGCGGCGGTCGCAAAGGGCTTCGCCAGCCACGGCGCGAAGGTGGTCGTCCATTACAACGCCAGCCGCGACGCCGCCGAGGCGGTGGTCGCCACGATCGAGGCTGGGGGTGGCGAAGCGCTGGGCGTCCAGGCCGACGTGACGAAGACCGAGGACGTCGAGGCGTTGGTCGCGCTGACCGTGGCGCGGTTCGGCCGGATCGACGTGCTCGTCAACAATGCCGGCGGCATGCTCGGCCGGGTCGTGACCACGCAGATGGACGATGCCCATTACGAGAACGTCATGCGGCTGAACTGCTGGTCGGTCTTCGCGCTGACGCGCGCCGTCGCGCCGCTGATGCCGGCCGGCGGCGGCAGCTCGATAATCAACGTCACGTCGATCGCAGCCCGCAACGGCGGAGGCGGCGGAGCGATCATGTACGGCGCCGCAAAAGGCTTCGTCAGCGCCTTTACCAAGGGAATGGCCCGGGAACTCGTGCCCGCCCGGATCAGAGTGAACGCGGTCGCTCCGGGCGTCATCGACACGCCCTTTCACGAACGCTATTCCAATGCCGAGCAGATCGAGAACATGAGGCGTCAGGTGCCAATGGGCCGCGTCGGCACGTCGGAGGACTGCGTCGGAGCTTTTCTCTTCCTCGGCTCGGAGCAACTCAGCGGCTACCTTACCGGGCAGGTGATCGAGGTGAACGGCGGGCAGCTAATGCCGTAG
- a CDS encoding helix-turn-helix transcriptional regulator: protein MFKRVLDSLNNSIASAAANPGRWPSLLNYIVAESRSQVAVLVYRRGRQMRILHAGIASGRESETIDALVLRSLRRADRDGVSDIDIDALSSALVAILNLQVLNVLAQRLGKDMDLVLLVLGQGGQKKAPHWFDALTHAKTLLAAAAKSCVDAEDARIRAQLEVLNQLGHSAAMLDVHMDIVASNDLFEKLLTRSKSGGISGRGRAPVYDSRVEAGLRKLARSTASHAALPAHSGCGPILMQKIRVAIDPAVNLFAGAEMLAIVSEIQQARVPSSGIIQDLFELTPAEARVAAGIASGARVEQLANGFNVSAAAIRFHLKSVFLKTSTHRQAELAALLNGVQLTKVLG, encoded by the coding sequence ATGTTTAAGCGTGTCCTGGATTCACTGAATAACAGTATCGCTTCGGCTGCTGCCAATCCGGGCAGGTGGCCTTCGCTTCTGAACTATATCGTTGCTGAATCGCGTTCACAGGTCGCCGTACTTGTCTACAGGCGCGGACGTCAGATGCGCATCCTGCATGCCGGCATCGCTTCTGGCCGGGAAAGCGAGACAATCGACGCCTTGGTCTTACGCTCGTTACGCCGTGCCGACCGTGATGGCGTTTCGGATATCGATATCGACGCGTTGTCGTCGGCATTGGTGGCGATCTTGAACCTGCAGGTTCTAAATGTCCTGGCGCAACGGCTGGGTAAGGACATGGACCTAGTCCTTCTCGTGCTCGGGCAAGGGGGGCAAAAAAAGGCGCCGCATTGGTTCGACGCGCTGACGCACGCCAAGACTTTGCTGGCCGCGGCCGCCAAATCCTGCGTCGATGCGGAGGACGCACGGATACGCGCTCAACTCGAAGTCCTGAACCAGCTTGGGCACTCGGCGGCCATGCTGGACGTGCATATGGATATCGTCGCGAGCAACGACTTGTTTGAGAAACTCCTCACGCGTTCCAAGTCTGGCGGGATCAGCGGGCGCGGGAGGGCGCCGGTTTACGATTCTAGGGTTGAGGCGGGGCTGCGGAAGCTTGCCCGGTCGACAGCGTCCCATGCAGCGCTTCCGGCCCACAGCGGTTGCGGCCCAATTTTGATGCAGAAGATCCGAGTAGCGATCGATCCCGCCGTCAACCTGTTCGCAGGCGCCGAGATGCTCGCGATCGTATCCGAGATCCAGCAGGCTCGTGTTCCGAGTTCCGGGATCATTCAGGACTTGTTCGAACTCACGCCGGCTGAGGCTCGCGTCGCCGCCGGAATCGCCTCCGGCGCCCGCGTGGAGCAGCTCGCGAATGGTTTCAACGTGTCGGCGGCCGCGATCCGATTTCATCTGAAAAGCGTATTCCTGAAAACGTCCACGCACCGGCAGGCTGAGCTCGCGGCGCTTCTGAATGGCGTACAACTCACCAAGGTCTTGGGGTAG
- a CDS encoding type I secretion system permease/ATPase: MASSNIFDACSEQMRRQLQPVMSFSLAANLLMLVSSIYMLQVFDRVLTSGSTHTLFWLTVAAMVGVAAYGLLEQARRRMLARTGVWLDAQLSEAVVRRSVEARLAGVRSEAGPSDVSEIKAFVSGEAILAFLDAPWMPVFIGVIWLMHPALGAVAVVGAVLLFGLAVLNDILTRGPSMQTAGAARALQGSAQAIIDHGETLRPLGMVSAMLARWKRNQIQVHAATQRTLDVTETISNITRATRLALQILILGIGATLVLRGQLSSGGMIAASIIMGRALSPVERALGAWRTFVSARQARRNLRALFEATPDRDDRMVLAAPKGRLVLEEVRYAPVGAEEPILKRVDLAIEAGTTCGVLGPSGSGKSTLCRLIVGAWAPVAGHVRLDGADVSSWDPAELGPHIGYLPQQVELFPGTIAENIARMGQVDSAKVARAAMLADVHDMILRLPEGYETQVGQFGDRLSGGQRQRIGLARALYGDPKLVVLDEPNSNLDGAGEQALANSLVELKRQGRTVVIVAHSPGVLRSADMLLVLREGVVGAFGPLDEVLKQLTVHQPRPAAPQSSYPGQASHSVQPGASVDPRSSSEVPASAETRIVAAE; the protein is encoded by the coding sequence GTGGCGTCCAGTAATATCTTCGATGCCTGTTCCGAACAGATGCGCCGGCAGCTTCAGCCGGTGATGTCTTTCAGCTTGGCCGCCAACCTACTCATGTTGGTAAGCAGCATCTACATGCTGCAGGTCTTCGATCGAGTGTTAACCAGCGGGTCCACGCACACGCTTTTTTGGCTAACCGTGGCCGCAATGGTGGGCGTTGCCGCCTACGGGCTGCTCGAGCAGGCGCGGCGGCGCATGCTTGCCCGCACCGGCGTGTGGCTCGACGCCCAGCTCTCCGAGGCCGTCGTACGCAGAAGCGTCGAGGCCCGCCTTGCCGGCGTGCGCAGCGAGGCCGGCCCTTCCGACGTAAGCGAGATCAAGGCCTTCGTTTCAGGTGAAGCCATCCTGGCCTTCCTGGACGCGCCGTGGATGCCAGTCTTCATCGGCGTCATCTGGCTCATGCACCCGGCTCTCGGCGCAGTGGCGGTGGTCGGCGCGGTTCTTCTCTTCGGGCTCGCGGTGCTGAACGACATCCTCACCCGGGGACCGTCCATGCAGACGGCCGGCGCGGCGCGCGCGCTCCAAGGCTCGGCGCAGGCCATCATCGACCATGGCGAGACGCTCCGACCGCTCGGCATGGTTAGCGCCATGCTGGCCCGCTGGAAGCGCAACCAGATCCAGGTCCATGCGGCGACCCAGAGGACCTTGGACGTCACGGAGACGATCTCCAACATCACCCGAGCAACGCGACTCGCGCTGCAGATCCTGATTCTGGGCATCGGCGCCACCCTGGTGCTGCGTGGCCAGCTCAGCTCGGGGGGCATGATCGCGGCCTCCATCATCATGGGGCGGGCGCTGTCGCCGGTGGAACGTGCGCTGGGCGCTTGGCGGACCTTCGTGTCGGCGCGCCAAGCCCGCCGCAACCTGCGCGCTTTGTTCGAGGCGACGCCAGATCGCGACGACCGAATGGTGCTTGCGGCTCCGAAGGGCCGCCTCGTTCTGGAGGAAGTTCGCTACGCGCCTGTCGGCGCAGAGGAGCCGATCCTCAAGCGCGTGGATCTGGCCATCGAGGCGGGCACGACCTGCGGGGTCCTGGGACCCTCCGGCTCCGGCAAGTCCACGCTCTGCCGCCTCATAGTGGGCGCGTGGGCGCCGGTAGCGGGCCATGTGCGGCTGGACGGCGCAGACGTGTCGTCCTGGGATCCCGCCGAGCTCGGCCCTCATATCGGCTATCTGCCCCAGCAGGTAGAGCTCTTTCCCGGCACGATCGCTGAGAACATCGCGCGGATGGGCCAGGTGGACAGCGCGAAGGTGGCTCGGGCCGCCATGCTCGCGGACGTCCACGACATGATTCTGCGTCTGCCGGAAGGCTACGAGACCCAGGTCGGGCAGTTTGGCGACCGGCTCTCCGGCGGGCAGCGCCAGCGAATTGGTCTCGCCCGAGCGCTCTATGGCGACCCCAAACTGGTTGTCCTCGACGAGCCCAACTCCAACTTGGACGGAGCGGGCGAGCAGGCGCTGGCAAATTCACTCGTTGAACTCAAACGGCAGGGCCGCACTGTAGTTATCGTGGCCCACAGCCCTGGTGTGCTGCGGAGCGCCGACATGCTCCTGGTGTTGCGGGAAGGCGTCGTCGGCGCATTCGGACCGCTCGATGAGGTCCTGAAGCAGCTCACCGTTCACCAACCCCGACCGGCGGCGCCGCAATCCTCGTACCCGGGGCAAGCCTCTCATTCGGTGCAGCCCGGAGCCTCCGTCGACCCGCGCTCATCATCCGAAGTTCCGGCCTCAGCCGAAACCCGCATCGTCGCCGCCGAGTAA
- a CDS encoding HlyD family type I secretion periplasmic adaptor subunit yields MDMSTILMRVWALLEESSQSALAVVSGFSPRDPAVQRVALIAAALAVGAIAILFVAKLARAKRKPGPNFSPATALADVVRGSRNLGWATILCVFVIGGVLGSLIPLSGAAVAPGFVSPDGSRKTVQHLEGGIVHRIHVREGDHVSPGQQLVSLEDTLAKANLGELRDRLVHFIALEARLTAEQAGSPMMAIPRSIDRVDPASLLDALKGQDDLFLNRRETRIGRERILRQRILQLEEESGGLSGVIVAQNEQARLITLEIASVQTLYDKGLERLPRLLSLQRAQAEVAGARASNVARIAKNKQAMGETEIELLTMRQQEREKVNEELNGVRAELASLQSKLPARSDVLARTVVAAPIAGTVMNVRVTTEAGVVRPGETLLEIVPQDAPMIVDARVRPLDVDVVRRGMTAKIVLSAFTQRNLPEFRGKLRSISADRLTDERTGESYFMAKIEVDPNQLKGLGEGFELSAGMPAEVYILTGERTALDYLIRPFIESITKSFRES; encoded by the coding sequence ATGGACATGTCGACGATCCTGATGCGTGTCTGGGCCCTGCTCGAGGAATCGAGCCAGTCAGCGCTCGCAGTTGTCTCAGGTTTTTCGCCCCGCGACCCAGCTGTTCAACGAGTTGCCCTTATAGCGGCCGCGCTTGCGGTGGGCGCGATTGCGATCCTGTTCGTCGCCAAATTGGCACGCGCCAAGCGCAAGCCCGGCCCGAATTTCTCCCCCGCGACGGCTCTTGCCGACGTGGTCCGGGGCTCGCGAAATCTCGGTTGGGCCACGATCCTGTGCGTGTTCGTCATCGGCGGGGTTCTGGGTTCCCTTATCCCATTGTCGGGGGCCGCTGTTGCCCCCGGATTTGTGAGCCCGGACGGCAGCCGCAAAACGGTGCAGCACCTCGAAGGCGGCATCGTCCACCGAATCCACGTGCGAGAAGGCGACCATGTCTCGCCTGGCCAGCAGCTTGTCAGCTTGGAGGACACGCTCGCCAAGGCAAACTTAGGCGAATTACGGGACCGACTGGTCCACTTTATCGCGCTCGAAGCGCGCTTGACGGCCGAGCAGGCCGGCTCACCGATGATGGCGATCCCTCGCTCCATTGATCGAGTTGATCCCGCCTCTTTGCTGGACGCGCTGAAGGGCCAGGACGATCTATTCCTGAACCGCCGCGAAACCCGGATCGGCCGTGAGCGAATCTTGCGGCAGCGCATCCTTCAATTGGAGGAAGAGAGCGGCGGCCTGTCCGGGGTCATCGTCGCGCAGAACGAGCAGGCTCGGTTGATCACTCTCGAGATCGCGTCCGTCCAGACGCTCTACGATAAGGGGCTCGAACGGCTTCCGCGGCTGCTCTCGCTCCAACGCGCTCAGGCCGAGGTTGCTGGCGCGCGCGCCAGCAATGTGGCGCGGATCGCTAAGAACAAGCAGGCGATGGGCGAGACCGAGATCGAGCTCCTCACGATGCGCCAGCAGGAGCGCGAGAAGGTCAACGAGGAGCTGAACGGCGTCAGAGCCGAGCTCGCGTCTCTGCAGAGCAAGCTGCCGGCCCGCAGCGACGTCTTGGCCAGGACCGTCGTGGCCGCCCCGATCGCCGGGACGGTCATGAACGTCAGAGTGACCACGGAAGCTGGCGTGGTGCGACCGGGCGAGACGCTGCTGGAGATCGTGCCCCAGGACGCGCCCATGATCGTCGACGCGCGGGTCCGTCCTTTGGACGTCGACGTCGTGCGCCGGGGCATGACGGCCAAGATCGTTCTGTCGGCCTTCACCCAGCGCAACCTGCCCGAGTTCAGAGGCAAGCTACGGTCGATTTCCGCCGATCGCCTGACCGACGAACGGACGGGCGAAAGCTATTTCATGGCGAAGATCGAAGTAGATCCCAACCAGCTCAAAGGTCTGGGCGAGGGGTTCGAGCTTTCTGCGGGCATGCCGGCCGAGGTCTACATCCTCACGGGCGAACGCACGGCGCTGGACTACCTAATCCGACCCTTCATTGAATCAATCACCAAAAGCTTTCGTGAGAGCTGA